Proteins from one Burkholderia sp. genomic window:
- the queA gene encoding tRNA preQ1(34) S-adenosylmethionine ribosyltransferase-isomerase QueA has product MLKLSAFDFNLPPELIAQTALPERSASRLLAVDSSGPPTRLADLRFTDLPDCIDAGDLLVFNDTKVLKARFFGQKASGGRIEVLVERVTGPRTVLAQIRASKSPIEGSTLWLAEAFEVTVGERLEPFFTLHFPEDCLALIECHGRLPLPPYIEHDPDATDETRYQTVFASNPGAVAAPTAGLHFDEALLATLRTRGVETATLTLHVGNGTFQPVRVDNIAEHKMHSEWYELSDTLVAQIAPTRARGGKVVAVGTTSMRALEAAARDAEREGRTLAPIRAETDIFIMPGYVFRVVDRLVTNFHLPKSTLLMLVSAFAGIETIRDAYRHALAERYRFFSYGDAMLLTRHNLE; this is encoded by the coding sequence ATGTTAAAGCTCTCCGCCTTCGATTTCAACTTGCCCCCCGAGCTGATCGCGCAGACCGCGCTGCCCGAGCGCAGCGCAAGCCGCCTGCTCGCAGTGGACAGTAGCGGCCCGCCTACGCGCCTGGCCGACCTGCGCTTCACCGACCTGCCCGACTGCATTGACGCCGGCGACCTGCTGGTGTTCAACGACACCAAGGTGCTGAAAGCGCGCTTCTTCGGCCAGAAGGCCAGCGGCGGCAGGATCGAGGTTCTGGTCGAGCGCGTGACTGGCCCGCGCACGGTGCTAGCGCAAATCCGCGCCAGCAAGAGCCCCATCGAAGGCAGCACGCTGTGGCTGGCCGAAGCCTTCGAGGTGACGGTGGGCGAGCGCCTCGAGCCCTTCTTCACGCTGCACTTCCCCGAGGACTGCCTGGCGCTGATCGAGTGCCACGGTCGCCTCCCGTTGCCGCCCTATATCGAGCACGACCCCGACGCAACCGATGAGACGCGTTACCAGACGGTGTTCGCCAGCAACCCGGGCGCGGTCGCCGCGCCCACCGCTGGGCTACACTTCGACGAGGCGCTATTGGCCACGCTGCGCACGCGCGGCGTCGAGACCGCCACGCTAACTCTGCATGTCGGCAACGGCACCTTCCAGCCGGTGCGGGTCGACAACATAGCCGAGCACAAGATGCACAGCGAATGGTACGAACTGAGCGACACGCTGGTGGCGCAGATCGCGCCGACGCGTGCGCGTGGCGGAAAAGTAGTGGCGGTCGGCACCACCTCGATGCGCGCGCTCGAGGCGGCCGCGCGCGACGCGGAACGCGAAGGCCGGACGCTCGCACCAATCCGCGCAGAAACCGACATCTTTATCATGCCGGGTTACGTATTCCGTGTAGTGGACCGGCTGGTCACGAATTTCCACCTGCCGAAGTCGACCCTGCTAATGTTGGTCTCGGCCTTTGCTGGGATCGAGACAATCCGCGACGCTTACCGCCACGCGCTCGCCGAGCGTTACCGCTTCTTCAGCTATGGCGACGCGATGCTGCTGACGCGCCACAATCTAGAATAA
- a CDS encoding IS5 family transposase, protein MRKDIHKTGEPKARYRVRNWAAYNEGRINRGNVTIWIDEAVLARIPDAIPTRGRPCLYGDTLIQALLGVKTVYRLTLRALQGFTQSLRDLAFPSLPVPNYTTLCRREKTLDVELPILRDNEPIHLVVDSTGLKVYGEGEWKVRQHGYSKRRTWRKVHLALNANTGQVHAALMTNQNVADGDALAKFLDQIPREEQIDVIGGDGAYDTKPCHAAIAARSAIPSIPPREGAAHWPADMPGAAWRNGAVDAIARDGRREWKQHSGYHRRSLAENAMYRFKTLTGHCLWARHIAAQATEVAVRVGVINRMADLARPQSVRIA, encoded by the coding sequence ATGCGCAAGGACATACATAAGACAGGTGAGCCGAAGGCACGCTACCGTGTCAGGAATTGGGCGGCCTATAATGAAGGCCGGATCAACCGGGGGAACGTAACAATATGGATAGATGAAGCCGTCCTTGCCAGAATACCCGATGCCATACCCACACGTGGTCGCCCGTGTCTATACGGCGATACGCTGATTCAGGCATTACTTGGCGTGAAGACCGTCTATCGACTGACCTTGCGCGCCCTGCAAGGTTTCACCCAAAGTCTGCGCGATTTGGCCTTCCCGAGCTTGCCGGTGCCGAATTACACCACGCTCTGTCGCCGGGAAAAAACGCTTGATGTCGAACTGCCGATCCTTCGTGACAATGAACCGATCCATCTGGTTGTCGACAGCACTGGTCTGAAGGTCTATGGAGAAGGTGAATGGAAGGTGCGCCAGCACGGCTACTCGAAGCGGCGCACGTGGCGTAAAGTCCATCTCGCGCTCAACGCGAATACAGGTCAAGTGCATGCCGCGCTAATGACGAATCAGAATGTGGCTGATGGTGACGCTCTGGCCAAGTTTCTCGACCAGATTCCACGCGAAGAACAAATCGATGTCATCGGCGGTGACGGTGCCTACGACACCAAGCCATGCCATGCGGCCATTGCTGCACGCAGTGCTATTCCTTCGATTCCGCCACGCGAGGGTGCCGCTCATTGGCCAGCGGATATGCCCGGTGCGGCGTGGCGTAATGGCGCGGTTGATGCAATTGCCCGTGACGGTCGTCGAGAATGGAAGCAACACAGTGGCTACCACCGGCGATCGCTTGCCGAGAATGCGATGTATCGGTTCAAGACCCTCACCGGCCACTGTCTCTGGGCGCGTCACATCGCCGCGCAGGCGACCGAGGTCGCCGTTCGCGTCGGCGTCATCAACCGCATGGCGGACCTCGCTCGTCCGCAATCCGTTCGTATCGCCTGA
- the tgt gene encoding tRNA guanosine(34) transglycosylase Tgt, with amino-acid sequence MHDRQSEPEQAPVPPENGLRFELLTTDGHARRGRITLNHGLVETPIFMPAGTYGTVKAIQPRELHEMQAQIILGNTFHLWLRPGFQTIGAYGGLHRFMGWNKPILTDSGGFQVFSLGDLRKITEDGVTFASPINGDKLFLSPEVSIQIQTVLNSDIVMQFDECTPYATDGVPTTHEEAAESMRMSLRWAGRSLDEFNGLHNPNTLFGIVQGGMFEDLRDESLVGLAALDLHGYAIGGLSVGEPKEDMMRVLQHVGPRLPAHKPHYLMGVGTPEDLVEGVANGVDMFDCVMPTRNARNGWLFTRFGDVKIRNATHKNSLRSLDKSCSCYTCRNFTRGYLHHLHRVGEILGAQLNTIHNLHYYLTLMREIREAIETHSFEAFRLRFSTDRARGVEQHGVVAY; translated from the coding sequence ATGCACGATCGCCAATCGGAACCCGAACAAGCGCCCGTTCCGCCCGAAAACGGGCTCAGGTTCGAACTGCTGACCACCGACGGCCACGCGCGGCGCGGTCGTATCACGCTGAATCACGGCCTAGTGGAGACGCCGATCTTCATGCCGGCGGGCACCTACGGCACCGTCAAGGCGATCCAGCCGCGCGAGCTGCACGAAATGCAGGCGCAGATCATCCTCGGCAACACTTTCCACCTATGGCTGCGTCCCGGCTTCCAGACCATCGGCGCATACGGCGGCCTGCACCGCTTCATGGGCTGGAACAAGCCGATCCTGACTGACTCGGGCGGCTTTCAGGTGTTTTCGCTGGGTGACCTGCGCAAGATCACCGAAGACGGCGTGACCTTCGCCTCGCCGATCAACGGCGACAAGCTGTTCCTTTCGCCAGAAGTGTCGATACAGATCCAGACGGTGCTGAACTCGGACATCGTCATGCAGTTCGACGAATGCACGCCTTACGCCACTGACGGTGTGCCGACTACCCACGAGGAAGCGGCTGAATCGATGCGCATGTCCTTGCGCTGGGCTGGGCGCTCGCTCGATGAATTCAACGGTCTGCACAATCCCAACACGCTGTTCGGCATTGTGCAGGGCGGCATGTTCGAGGACCTACGCGACGAGTCGCTGGTGGGCTTGGCCGCACTCGACTTGCATGGTTACGCAATCGGCGGCTTGTCGGTTGGCGAGCCCAAGGAAGACATGATGCGCGTGCTGCAACATGTCGGCCCCAGGCTGCCCGCGCACAAGCCGCACTATCTGATGGGCGTGGGTACGCCAGAAGATCTAGTGGAAGGCGTGGCCAATGGCGTCGACATGTTCGACTGCGTGATGCCGACCCGCAACGCACGCAACGGCTGGCTGTTCACGCGCTTCGGCGACGTCAAGATCCGTAACGCGACGCACAAGAACTCGCTGCGATCGCTCGACAAGAGCTGCAGCTGCTACACCTGCCGCAACTTCACGCGCGGCTACCTGCACCACTTGCACCGTGTGGGCGAAATCCTCGGTGCGCAGCTCAATACGATCCACAACTTGCACTACTACCTGACGCTGATGAGGGAGATCCGTGAGGCGATCGAAACGCACAGCTTCGAGGCATTTCGCCTGCGCTTCTCAACTGATCGGGCACGCGGCGTCGAGCAGCACGGGGTTGTTGCATATTGA
- the cobA gene encoding uroporphyrinogen-III C-methyltransferase, with amino-acid sequence MGKVYLIGAGPGAVDLITVRGAHLLGLAEVVLHDALIELAMLDYAPNARCIAVGKRCGQRSTAQQFINKQIIDAAHEHAVVVRLKGGDPMLFGRADEELRALETAGIDYQVVPGITAALASAAVLKRSLTLRGISRSVAFATQSRASGSEEIRAQVQADSLVFYMGRDSASNIAQQLLNAGRADDTPVAIVEACSTARERSLALTLARMAAGEAQAWLDPSQPSLLMIGGAFAERAGVISAQPGADDAAGELAGKSEVHNAA; translated from the coding sequence ATGGGCAAGGTGTATCTGATTGGTGCCGGACCCGGCGCGGTCGACCTAATTACGGTGCGCGGTGCGCACCTGCTGGGCCTGGCCGAAGTGGTACTGCACGACGCGCTAATCGAGCTGGCAATGCTCGACTATGCTCCGAACGCACGCTGCATCGCGGTCGGCAAGCGCTGTGGCCAGCGCTCTACGGCGCAGCAATTCATCAACAAACAGATCATCGACGCGGCACACGAGCACGCGGTGGTGGTACGCCTGAAGGGCGGCGATCCGATGCTGTTCGGTCGTGCTGACGAGGAGCTGCGAGCGCTCGAGACGGCCGGCATTGACTACCAGGTGGTGCCGGGCATTACTGCTGCGCTAGCAAGTGCCGCGGTGCTTAAGCGTTCGCTGACCCTGCGTGGCATATCGCGCAGCGTGGCCTTCGCCACCCAGAGCCGCGCATCCGGCAGCGAAGAGATACGCGCGCAGGTGCAGGCTGACTCGCTGGTCTTCTACATGGGTCGCGACAGCGCATCCAACATCGCGCAGCAACTACTCAATGCGGGCCGTGCCGACGACACACCAGTGGCGATTGTCGAAGCCTGCAGCACGGCGCGCGAGCGTAGCTTGGCGCTAACGCTGGCTCGCATGGCGGCAGGCGAGGCGCAGGCCTGGCTCGATCCCTCGCAGCCGAGCCTGCTGATGATTGGCGGGGCCTTCGCGGAGCGCGCCGGGGTAATATCGGCGCAGCCGGGTGCCGACGACGCAGCGGGCGAGCTTGCCGGAAAGAGCGAGGTCCATAACGCGGCTTGA
- a CDS encoding IS5 family transposase: MRKDIHKTSEPKARHRVRNWAAYNESLINRGNVTIWIDEAVFARIPDAIPTRGRPCLYGDTLIQTLLGVKTVYRLTLRALQGFTQSLRDLACPSLPVPNYTTLCRRAKTLDVELPILRDNEPIYLVVDSTGLKVYGEGEWKVRKHGYSKRRTWRKVHLALNANTGQVHAALMTNQNVADGDALAKLLDQIPREEQIDVIGGDGAYDTKPCHAAIAARSAIPSIPPREGAVHWPADMPGAAWRNGAVDAIARDGRREWKQDSGYHRRSLAENAIYRFKTLTGNCLWARHIASRATEVSIRVGVINRMADLARPQSVRMA; the protein is encoded by the coding sequence ATGCGCAAGGACATACACAAGACAAGTGAGCCGAAGGCACGCCACCGTGTCAGGAATTGGGCGGCCTATAATGAAAGCCTGATCAACCGGGGGAACGTAACAATATGGATAGATGAAGCCGTCTTTGCCAGAATACCCGATGCCATACCCACACGTGGTCGCCCGTGTCTATACGGCGATACGCTGATTCAGACATTACTTGGCGTGAAGACCGTCTATCGACTAACGTTGCGCGCCCTGCAAGGTTTCACCCAAAGTCTGCGCGATCTGGCCTGCCCGAGCTTGCCGGTGCCGAATTACACCACGCTCTGTCGCCGGGCAAAAACGCTTGATGTCGAACTGCCGATCCTTCGTGACAATGAACCGATCTATCTGGTTGTCGACAGCACCGGTCTGAAGGTCTATGGAGAAGGTGAATGGAAGGTGCGCAAGCACGGCTACTCGAAGCGGCGCACGTGGCGTAAAGTCCATCTCGCGCTCAACGCGAATACGGGTCAAGTGCATGCCGCGCTAATGACGAATCAGAATGTGGCTGACGGTGACGCTCTGGCCAAGTTGCTCGACCAGATCCCACGCGAAGAACAAATCGATGTCATCGGCGGTGATGGTGCCTACGACACCAAGCCATGCCATGCGGCCATTGCTGCACGCAGTGCTATTCCTTCGATTCCGCCACGCGAGGGTGCCGTTCATTGGCCAGCGGATATGCCCGGTGCGGCGTGGCGTAATGGCGCGGTTGATGCAATTGCCCGTGACGGTCGTCGAGAATGGAAGCAAGACAGTGGCTACCACCGCCGATCGCTTGCCGAGAATGCGATCTATCGGTTCAAGACCCTCACCGGCAACTGTCTCTGGGCGCGTCACATCGCCTCGCGGGCGACCGAGGTCTCCATTCGCGTCGGCGTCATCAACCGTATGGCGGACCTCGCTCGTCCGCAATCCGTTCGTATGGCCTAA
- a CDS encoding 16S rRNA (uracil(1498)-N(3))-methyltransferase, whose amino-acid sequence MNGNSSSAVPRFFAEVPLAEQASIVLPKKVARHVRVLRLEAGDALTLFNGSGGQYRAELVEISKQTVVVHTLAFEACELEMPYRITLAQGIASGDKMDWLIEKAVELGVAGVVPLSTSRGVVKLSGERADKRVAYWQGVVRAACEQCGRNRVPAVAAVSDYAAWLAALPPPNEGELRLMLSPRASIAFAELPDKAPIGEIRLLIGPEGGLSTHEEDAAREYGFQAIVLGARLLRTETVGMAMLAALASRWGGW is encoded by the coding sequence ATGAACGGCAATAGCAGCTCCGCGGTACCGCGATTTTTCGCCGAGGTCCCGCTGGCCGAGCAGGCCAGCATTGTGCTGCCCAAAAAGGTCGCGCGACATGTCCGGGTGCTACGTCTCGAAGCCGGCGATGCGCTGACGCTGTTCAACGGCAGCGGCGGTCAGTATCGCGCAGAGCTGGTCGAGATCAGCAAGCAAACGGTCGTGGTCCACACGCTGGCCTTCGAGGCATGCGAGCTGGAGATGCCTTACCGGATCACGCTCGCGCAGGGTATCGCTAGCGGCGACAAGATGGACTGGCTGATCGAAAAGGCGGTCGAGCTTGGCGTGGCCGGCGTGGTGCCGCTGTCGACTTCGCGTGGCGTGGTGAAGCTTTCCGGCGAACGCGCGGATAAGCGCGTCGCGTACTGGCAGGGTGTAGTGCGCGCCGCCTGCGAGCAATGCGGGCGCAATCGGGTGCCGGCGGTGGCCGCCGTGTCCGACTATGCGGCCTGGCTGGCCGCACTGCCACCGCCGAACGAGGGAGAGTTGCGGCTGATGCTATCGCCGCGCGCGAGCATCGCCTTCGCTGAATTACCAGACAAAGCGCCGATCGGAGAAATTCGCCTGCTGATAGGCCCCGAAGGGGGCTTGTCGACGCACGAGGAAGACGCGGCGCGCGAATACGGTTTCCAGGCAATCGTGCTCGGCGCACGCCTGCTGCGCACCGAAACGGTCGGAATGGCTATGCTGGCGGCACTAGCCTCGCGCTGGGGCGGCTGGTAG
- a CDS encoding IS5 family transposase, with product MRKDIHKKGEPKARYRVRNWAAYNEGLISRGNVTIWIDEAVLARMPDAIPTRGRPCVYGDTLIQALLGVKTVYRLTLRALQGFTQSLRDLAFPSLPVPNYTTLCRRAKTLDVELPILRDNEPIHLVVDSTGLKVYGEGEWKVRQHGYSKRRTWHKVHLALNANTGQVHAALMTNQNVADGDALAKLLDQIPREEQIDVIGGDGAYDTKPCHAAIAARSAIPSIPPREGAAHWPADMPGAAWRNGAVDAIALDGRREWKQHSGYHRRSLAENAMYRFKTLTGHCLWARHIAAQATEIAVRVGVINRMADLARPQSVRIA from the coding sequence ATGCGCAAGGACATACACAAGAAAGGTGAGCCAAAGGCACGCTACCGTGTCAGGAATTGGGCGGCCTATAATGAAGGCCTGATCAGCCGGGGGAACGTAACAATATGGATAGATGAAGCCGTCCTTGCCAGAATGCCCGATGCCATACCCACACGTGGTCGCCCGTGTGTATACGGCGATACGCTGATTCAGGCATTACTTGGCGTGAAGACCGTCTATCGACTGACCTTGCGCGCCCTGCAAGGTTTCACCCAAAGTCTGCGCGATTTGGCCTTCCCGAGCTTGCCGGTGCCGAATTACACCACGCTCTGTCGCCGGGCAAAAACGCTTGATGTCGAACTGCCGATCCTTCGTGACAATGAACCGATCCATCTGGTTGTCGACAGCACCGGTCTGAAGGTCTATGGAGAAGGTGAATGGAAGGTACGCCAGCACGGCTACTCGAAGCGGCGCACGTGGCATAAAGTCCATCTCGCGCTCAACGCGAATACAGGTCAAGTGCATGCCGCGCTAATGACGAATCAGAATGTGGCTGACGGTGACGCTCTGGCCAAGTTGCTCGACCAGATTCCACGCGAAGAACAAATCGATGTCATCGGCGGTGACGGTGCCTACGACACCAAGCCATGCCATGCGGCCATTGCTGCACGCAGTGCTATTCCTTCGATTCCGCCACGCGAGGGTGCCGCTCATTGGCCAGCGGATATGCCCGGTGCGGCGTGGCGTAATGGCGCGGTTGATGCAATTGCCCTCGACGGTCGTCGAGAATGGAAGCAACACAGTGGCTACCACCGGCGATCGCTTGCCGAGAATGCGATGTATCGGTTCAAGACCCTCACCGGCCACTGTCTCTGGGCGCGTCACATCGCCGCGCAGGCGACCGAGATCGCCGTTCGCGTCGGCGTCATCAACCGCATGGCGGACCTCGCTCGTCCGCAATCCGTTCGTATCGCCTGA
- the ispH gene encoding 4-hydroxy-3-methylbut-2-enyl diphosphate reductase: MSIIDTLSGSTDAEILLAQPRGFCAGVDRAIEIVERAITMHGSPIYVRHEIVHNKYVVADLKKKGAIFVEELEKVPSGNTVIFSAHGVSKAVRAEADVRGLRIYDATCPLVTKVHVEVEKMRQDGVNIVMIGHKGHPEVEGTMGQVERGMHLVESVEDVLTLELPDPERVALVTQTTLSGDDAVEIIAALKNKFPTIREPKKQDICYATQNRQDAVKFMVPQCDVVIVVGSPNSSNSSRLREVAEKRGVKAYMVDSPNQINPAWVAGKKRIGVTAGASAPEVLAQAVIARLRELGVRNVRALEGIEENVSFPLPRGLNLMLAI, translated from the coding sequence ATGAGCATTATCGATACGCTATCCGGCTCGACTGATGCCGAAATCCTGCTCGCCCAGCCGCGAGGCTTCTGCGCCGGCGTCGATCGCGCGATCGAGATCGTCGAGCGCGCGATCACAATGCACGGCTCGCCGATCTACGTGCGTCACGAGATCGTACACAACAAGTACGTGGTTGCGGATCTCAAGAAGAAAGGCGCGATCTTCGTCGAGGAGCTTGAGAAAGTACCTTCCGGAAATACTGTGATTTTCAGCGCCCACGGCGTGTCGAAGGCGGTGCGCGCCGAGGCCGACGTGCGCGGCCTGCGTATCTATGACGCCACTTGCCCGCTTGTGACCAAGGTCCACGTTGAGGTCGAGAAGATGCGTCAAGATGGCGTCAATATCGTAATGATCGGCCATAAGGGCCACCCAGAGGTCGAGGGCACCATGGGCCAGGTCGAGCGCGGTATGCACCTGGTCGAGAGTGTCGAGGACGTACTCACCCTGGAGCTGCCAGATCCAGAGCGTGTCGCGCTGGTCACGCAGACTACCTTATCGGGAGACGACGCGGTCGAGATCATCGCCGCGCTCAAGAACAAGTTCCCCACGATTCGCGAGCCGAAGAAGCAAGACATTTGCTACGCCACGCAAAACCGCCAGGACGCGGTTAAATTTATGGTGCCGCAATGCGACGTAGTGATCGTGGTTGGCAGCCCCAATAGCTCGAACTCTAGCCGGCTGCGTGAGGTTGCAGAAAAGCGCGGCGTAAAAGCCTATATGGTCGACTCCCCGAACCAGATCAATCCGGCCTGGGTGGCCGGCAAGAAGCGCATCGGCGTGACGGCCGGTGCCTCGGCACCTGAGGTGTTGGCGCAGGCCGTAATCGCGCGGCTGCGCGAGCTAGGCGTGCGCAACGTCCGTGCGCTCGAGGGCATCGAGGAAAACGTCTCGTTCCCGCTGCCGCGCGGGCTTAACCTGATGCTAGCTATCTGA
- a CDS encoding IS5 family transposase, which produces MRKDIHKKGEPKARYRVRNWAAYNEGLISRGNVTIWIDKAVLARMPDAIPTRGRPCVYGDTLIQALLGVKTVYRLTLRALQGFTQSLRDFAFPSLPVPNYTTLCRRAKTLDVELPILRNNEPIHLVVDSTGLKVYGEGEWKVRQHGYSKRRTWRKVHLALNANTGQVHAALMTNQNVADGDALAKLLDQIPREEQIDVIGGDGAYDTKPCHAAIAARSAIPSIPPREGAAHWPADMPGAAWRNGAVDAIARDGRREWKQHSGYHRRSLAENAMYRFKTLTGHCLWARHIAAQATEVAVRVGVINRMADLARPQSVRIA; this is translated from the coding sequence ATGCGCAAGGACATACACAAGAAAGGTGAGCCGAAGGCACGCTACCGTGTCAGGAATTGGGCGGCCTATAATGAAGGCCTGATCAGCCGGGGGAACGTAACAATATGGATAGATAAAGCCGTCCTTGCCAGAATGCCCGATGCCATACCCACACGTGGTCGCCCGTGTGTATACGGCGATACGCTGATTCAGGCATTACTTGGCGTGAAGACCGTCTATCGACTGACCTTGCGCGCCCTGCAAGGTTTCACCCAAAGTCTGCGCGATTTTGCCTTCCCGAGCTTGCCGGTGCCGAATTACACCACGCTCTGTCGCCGGGCAAAAACGCTTGATGTCGAACTGCCGATCCTTCGTAACAATGAACCGATCCATCTGGTTGTCGACAGCACCGGTCTGAAGGTCTATGGAGAAGGTGAATGGAAGGTGCGCCAGCACGGCTACTCGAAGCGGCGCACGTGGCGTAAAGTCCATCTCGCGCTCAACGCGAATACAGGTCAAGTGCATGCCGCGCTAATGACGAATCAGAATGTGGCTGACGGTGACGCTCTGGCCAAGTTGCTCGACCAGATTCCACGCGAAGAACAAATCGATGTCATCGGCGGTGACGGTGCCTACGACACCAAGCCATGCCATGCGGCCATTGCTGCACGCAGTGCTATTCCTTCGATTCCGCCACGCGAGGGTGCCGCTCATTGGCCAGCGGATATGCCCGGTGCGGCGTGGCGTAATGGCGCGGTTGATGCAATTGCCCGTGACGGTCGTCGAGAATGGAAGCAACACAGTGGCTACCACCGGCGATCGCTTGCCGAGAATGCGATGTATCGGTTCAAGACCCTCACCGGCCACTGTCTCTGGGCGCGTCACATCGCCGCGCAGGCGACCGAGGTCGCCGTTCGCGTCGGCGTCATCAACCGCATGGCGGACCTCGCTCGTCCGCAATCCGTTCGTATCGCCTGA
- a CDS encoding IS5 family transposase, with translation MRKDIHKKGEPKARYRVRNWAVYNEGLINRGDVTIWIDEAVLARIPDAIPTRGRPCLYGDTLIQALLGVKTVYRLTLRALQGFTQSLRDLAFPSLPVPNYTTLCRRAKTPDVELPIRRDNEPIHLVVDSTGLKVYGEGEWKVRQHGYLKRRTWRKVRLALNANTGQVHAALMTNQNVADGDALAKLLDQIPREEQIDVIGGDGAYDTKPCHVAIAARSAIPSIPPREGAVHWLADMPGAVRRNGAVDAIARDGRREWKQDSGYHRRSLAENAMYRFKTLTGNYLWARHIEAQATEVSIRVGVINRMADLARPQSVRIA, from the coding sequence ATGCGCAAGGACATACACAAGAAAGGTGAGCCGAAGGCACGCTACCGTGTCAGGAATTGGGCGGTTTATAATGAAGGCCTGATCAACCGGGGGGACGTAACAATATGGATAGATGAAGCCGTCCTTGCCAGAATACCCGATGCCATACCCACACGTGGTCGCCCGTGTCTATACGGCGATACGCTGATTCAGGCATTACTTGGCGTGAAGACCGTCTATCGACTGACGTTGCGCGCCCTGCAAGGTTTCACCCAAAGTCTGCGCGATCTGGCCTTCCCGAGCTTGCCGGTGCCGAATTACACCACGCTCTGTCGCCGGGCAAAAACGCCTGATGTCGAACTGCCGATCCGTCGTGACAATGAACCGATCCATCTGGTTGTCGACAGCACCGGTCTGAAGGTCTATGGAGAAGGTGAATGGAAGGTGCGCCAGCACGGCTACTTGAAGCGGCGCACGTGGCGTAAAGTCCGTCTCGCGCTCAACGCGAATACGGGTCAAGTGCATGCCGCGCTAATGACGAATCAGAATGTGGCTGACGGTGACGCTCTGGCCAAGTTGCTCGACCAGATTCCACGCGAAGAACAAATCGATGTCATCGGCGGTGATGGTGCCTACGACACAAAGCCATGCCATGTGGCCATTGCTGCACGCAGTGCTATTCCTTCGATTCCGCCACGCGAGGGTGCCGTTCATTGGCTAGCGGATATGCCCGGTGCGGTGCGGCGTAATGGCGCGGTTGATGCAATTGCCCGTGACGGTCGTCGAGAATGGAAGCAAGACAGTGGCTACCACCGGCGATCGCTTGCCGAGAATGCGATGTATCGGTTCAAGACCCTCACCGGCAACTATCTCTGGGCGCGTCACATCGAGGCGCAGGCGACCGAGGTCTCCATTCGCGTCGGCGTCATCAACCGTATGGCGGACCTCGCTCGTCCGCAATCCGTTCGTATCGCCTGA